The window TACCGTCGTGGGCGCGGGGCACGGCGGTCTGGCCATGGCAGGCCATCTCGGCATCATGGGCTTTCCCGTCCGGCTCTACAACCGAACGGAAGAGAACCTGCATGCGGTGCGCTGGGAGGGCGGCATTCGCGTCACCGGTGAAGTGGACGGGTTTGGTCCCATCCAGGCGGCCAGCTCATCCATGGCCGAGGCCATGGCCGGGTCCGATGTCATCATGGTCGTCGTGCCCGCCACCGCCCACCGGTTTATCGCGGAGCAAATGGCCCCCCACCTGCGACCGGGGCAGCTGGTGGTATTGAATCCCGGCCGCACCGGCGGCGCGCTCGCGTTCCAGCATGCGATCACCTCCAAGCAGGTGGACGTTCCCTTCCTGGTTGGAGAAACCTCCACGTTCCTTTACGCCTCCCGCGCGCTCTCGCGCGGGGAAGCCCGCATTTTCCGCATCAAGAACACCGTCCGGTTCGCGACCCTTCCCGCCTACCGTATCCCCGAGGCGCTCCCGGTCTTGCAACGGCCCTTTCCCCAGTTTGCAGCGGGGGACAGCGTGCTCTCGACCGGCATGGAAAACATCGGCGCTATTTTTCACCCCACGCTGACCCTGCTGA is drawn from Lentisphaerota bacterium and contains these coding sequences:
- a CDS encoding NADP transhydrogenase subunit alpha — encoded protein: TVVGAGHGGLAMAGHLGIMGFPVRLYNRTEENLHAVRWEGGIRVTGEVDGFGPIQAASSSMAEAMAGSDVIMVVVPATAHRFIAEQMAPHLRPGQLVVLNPGRTGGALAFQHAITSKQVDVPFLVGETSTFLYASRALSRGEARIFRIKNTVRFATLPAYRIPEALPVLQRPFPQFAAGDSVLSTGMENIGAIFHPTLTLLNAGWIESTKGDFDYYSGGITPSVARALERLDAERVAVSASIGVHTVSAREWLYLTYGSSGADLYEAIQNTTGYFGIRAPQTIFHRYVTEDVPMSLVPLASLGRMLGVAMPMTEMAIGLANAMHETDYWAEGRTVAQMGIEGMSVKQIRQFAVGME